The DNA region TGCCGACGGTCATGACGGTCAGCTCCGGCACGGCGGCCCGGACCTGCCGCGCGAAGGGCACCTGGTAGCCGGGCTGCACGGGAATCTGCTGCTGGGCGCTCAGGCCGCCGCTGCTGAGATCCACGGCCGTGACGCCCTCGCGGGCCAGCAGGCCGCACAGGACGACGGTCTGTGATTCGTCCCAGCCGCCCTCGACCCAGTCGGTGGCGCTGAGACGCACGAACAGCGGCTTGTGCATGGGCCAGGCGTCGCGGACGGCGCGCGTGACTTCCAGCAGCAGCCGGACGCGGTTCTCGAAGGTGCCGCCGTAGGCGTCGGTGCGGGTGTTCGACAGTGGCGACAGGAACTGGTGCAGCAGGTAGCCGTGCGCGGCGTGGATCTCGACGGTGTCGAAGCCGGCCATCTCGGCGCGGCGGGCGGCCTGCGCGAAGTCGGCGGTGACGCGGGCGATGTCGTCGGCGGTCATGGCGCGCGGGGTGGGCAGCGCGTCGCTGTACGGCTGGTCGCTGGGGCCGATGACGGGCCAGCCGCCGCGTTCCTCGGGGACGGCGCCGCGTCCGCGCCAGGGGGCGTAGGTGCTGGCCTTGCGTCCGGCGTGCGCGAGTTGCGTGCCGATCAGGCCGCCGTGCGCGTGAACGAAGTCCGTGATGCGGCCCAGCGGGACGATGTGCTCGTCGTCCCACAGGCCCAGGTCCTCGGGGCTGATGCGGCCCTCGGGAGACACCGAGACGGCCTCGGTAAAGATCAGGCCCGCGCCGGCCAGCGCGTACTGCCCGAGGTGCACGAGGTGGAAGTCGTTCGCCACGCCGCCCCGCGCGGAGTACATGCACATGGGCGAGACGACCATGCGGTTGGGGAGGGTCAACTGCGCGAGTTTCAGGGGCTGGAACAGCAGGGGGGTGGTGTCGTTGGAACCGGGTGTCATACGCGCGAATCTAGCCCCGGTCCCCGGGCGTCAGTACGGAACAGGCGACATTCGGCCCGCTCCATGAACGTCACCTTAAGGGTTCCGGCGGGCCTGCCACGCGGCCCGCTGCCGCTCGGCCTGCTCGGCCGCGAGGGACCAGAACGTCCGTTCCAGGTCCGCCAGGGAGAACGGCCCGGGGGCGCAGCGGGGCGGGCGGCGGTAGGGGGTGGCTTCCAGCCGCACGAGCAGGGTGTGGTGCGCGGCGTCCGCGAGTCCCTGTCGGGCCGCGGCCAGCGCGACCGCCTCCGGGGCGGCCTGCGCGGCCCGCACCAGCGCGGCGTAGGCCCCGGAGAGCACCTGCAGGGCGCGCACGTCGGCGGCGTACACCCAGGGGCCGTACTCGCCCAGCAGGGCCAGGAACCCGGTCCATTCGGCCCGCAGGACCGCGCCCGGCACCTCGCGGGGGGATGTGTCCGGCGGCAGCCAGGGGCGCACGCCCAGCAGGTCCGGCGCCAGCCAGCGTTCCCCGGCGTACTCGGCCCCGGCACGGGCAGCCGCGGCGGGCGAATCGATGTCGCGCAGTTCGGCCATGTGCGCCAGCCGCTCGCGGGCCGCGCCGGTCAGGGGCAGGGCGCGCGGGCGGCTCAAGCCCAGTGCCTTCCAGGTGGGGGCCTCCCAGGTGGGGGGATCTCCGGTGCCCGGCCCCGTGGGCATCAGCTGCTCGCGCTGGTGTAACTGCCCACCGCACGCAGCCAGAACAGGCGGGCTCCCACGAACAGCGCGGCCGCCACGACCGGCGACGCCAGCGCTGCGCTCCAGGCCAGTTCGCCGGTCAGGGCCTGCGCCGGCACGGTCGTGATGAACGCCACCGGCACCACGAAGGTCAGGAACGCCCGCACGGGCAGCGGAAAGGCCGACACCGGGAAGCGGGCCGCGCCGAACACACCGTTGAACAGTTCCGCGACGTTCTGCGTCTTCACGAACCAGAACGCCGTGGTGCTCAGCGCCAGCCAGATGCAGTACACGATCACGACCGCCGAGGAGTACAGCAGCGCCGCGCCCAGCACCCCCAGCGGCGTGACGGTCAGGCCCGACGCGGCGGAGACGATCAGGCCCAGCCCGATCAGCAGGTCCGGTGCGCGCAGCACGTTCAGGTGCCGGGTACTCACCCCGAACTGCGCGTCGATGGGTTTGAGCAGCGTGAAGTCCATGCTGCCGGTGCGGATGGCGTCCGCGATCTTGCTCATGTTCGGCTGGATGAACACGCTGATCACGCCCTCGGTCAGCATGAAGAACCCCGTGACCAGCAGCGCCTCCCGGAACGACCAGCCGC from Deinococcus depolymerans includes:
- a CDS encoding NADH:flavin oxidoreductase/NADH oxidase; its protein translation is MTPGSNDTTPLLFQPLKLAQLTLPNRMVVSPMCMYSARGGVANDFHLVHLGQYALAGAGLIFTEAVSVSPEGRISPEDLGLWDDEHIVPLGRITDFVHAHGGLIGTQLAHAGRKASTYAPWRGRGAVPEERGGWPVIGPSDQPYSDALPTPRAMTADDIARVTADFAQAARRAEMAGFDTVEIHAAHGYLLHQFLSPLSNTRTDAYGGTFENRVRLLLEVTRAVRDAWPMHKPLFVRLSATDWVEGGWDESQTVVLCGLLAREGVTAVDLSSGGLSAQQQIPVQPGYQVPFARQVRAAVPELTVMTVGMIDTPERAEGYLQNGDADLIALGRPLLGDPHWTQAAAQRLGVTPPVAPQYARGARTT
- a CDS encoding ABC transporter permease, translating into MTRYLRLLRIFTGATLSAQLEYRANFVGALLASLGEVGVALLGLGIVFGQPGITSVGGWSFREALLVTGFFMLTEGVISVFIQPNMSKIADAIRTGSMDFTLLKPIDAQFGVSTRHLNVLRAPDLLIGLGLIVSAASGLTVTPLGVLGAALLYSSAVVIVYCIWLALSTTAFWFVKTQNVAELFNGVFGAARFPVSAFPLPVRAFLTFVVPVAFITTVPAQALTGELAWSAALASPVVAAALFVGARLFWLRAVGSYTSASS